The Asterias amurensis chromosome 19, ASM3211899v1 genomic interval GAGGCTTAGGGCACAACTATTTCCCCTCTTGAAATTCCCTCTTGTCTTGGAACCTTGAAACGGGCACCACGGCAAGGGCACTGGGCCTTTTCGAAGCCCGACAGGCGATTTCTACTCTATATTTACAATACACATTGTGCAATGTACACGAGAGCTTTCAGTGATTGTGGCCAAACATAAGACTATCTTGCTCCTTCTGTCATGGACATCAGAAAATTATCAATAATATCAGTCATGTTTGATCAGCGTCTTATAATTCCTCAACAACCTAGCCCAAACAACCCCTCATTGTTCAGCTGCATTCTTTGTATTTGCTAGTAATACTAAGATCGTGATGCTAGATGACTGTCGCGAGAATGTTCATTTTACCATTCAAACAAATGGATAGTGGCAAAAGAGAAGCAAAAACAATGACATCACAATGTACAACAATTCTTCAATGcagttttcactattttctttattatgttaataattgaacttttttatacaattaacagttgctttttcttttctttccttAAAACataacttaaaaaacaaaatggaaagaATACAAAgatttgatgttgttttaataAGAAAAGTTTTTTCAACCGAGTGATCTAAAAGCTAAATGTCATACACTCAACTGATAACTATTTCAACTAAAATCATAACCAATGCAGTTAACAGTCGTCTGTGTCCTTagctgatacatgtacatgtatttatttcagCTAAAGACACAACCGGTGCTGCAAACAGTCATCTGTGTTCTGAACTGATAACTATTTCAACTAAAAACATAACCAATGCAGTTAGCAGTCGTCTGTGTCCTTAGCTGATATTTATTTCAGCTAAAGACACAACCGATGCTGCAAACAGTCGTCTGTGTTCTGAACTGATAACTATTTCAACTAAAAACACAACCGATGCAGTAAACAGTCGTCTGTTGGTAACTCCACACAAAAACAAGAGTGCCACTGGTGTAATGCATCATGTTAAAAAAAgggtaaaatgaaaaaaaaaaaaaaaaaaagagatgtaAAAGTGATAACATTGAGAttcattgattgtaaaaataGATTAATTTTTGATGGTATGGAAAATTTATCAGCACAAGCACTttcttcaattgtttttttttatcaaagtctttgtaattaacaaaataaaaattttcacTTTCCAAACCTGTAATTTTTAATgaagaaaaactaaaaaacaatgtgaattcaaaattGAATAAAAGGAACTATAATATCTAAAGCATGTTAGCGGATGTTTTTAAGCAACAGATATAAACAAAATGGGCCAAAAGccctaaaaagaaaaacttttttaaaaattCTAGAATTTCAAAGAACATGATTTCATCATATAAATTGTATCGATTGTTGGTCATTAAGAAAATCAAAGCATCTTGCATTTTAAGTTCATCGGTATCTGATTTTTttcccagttttttttttttcttcaaactttaACTTTTACTGTAAAACGCTAAGTCAGATCACAATATACAAAATGCTCAGCATAGATATTAATATTGCACAACCAAGACTTTAAATTGTTGAACTTTTTTACAAAGAATTTCTTTACTGTTCAAAAATATTGTGATCTTTATAAAAGTAATACTGTTTAAAAGACCTCAGTTATAGAAAATCTGCCCAGCAGTATTAGTTTAACAGCCACACAAGATTTTCTACTGTCAAGCTCTTCATAATCTGACAATTGAAATACAATCGCACATCccctaaaataacaaatgatCAGTTCTTCTTGTACAAAAACATATTTACACTTAGGATCCAACCATTGTTATTTTAGGGggaatatttttgtgcattttttaaaaaattatcTTAATGTACAAAAATTGCATGATATTTGCATAATCATCAGTTAAAATGTTCAGATTGTTGTAAGTCTTTTTAGACTGTCGAGAGAACCatcatttcaaattttgttttacccaaaaTGGTGCATCAGTTAATGAGTCCGGCATCCCGACTTCTGAACATTGAATCAATATAGGCGCACCCCTACATGTAATGAGGAACCTTAATTCAAAATAGCCTGATAACAATTTAGCTTTCTGTCTTGACTTAAATTGTAAACAAGACAAGAAAATGCGACTAAATAAGAGCTGAATAATTAGAAATTAGTCCAATTTCCCCAACAGAGTGACTAACTCACATGCATGCATTAAATAATTCCGGAAAACAAACTCCATGAAAACATTCTTTTTATGAACTGCCAACAATTATACCATTGATCAAGTTGGATGTCAACATTCCTTATTGTTGGTGCAATAAAAAACACTATTGAGATTGTAACGCTGTATCATCAGTAAACAGTACCAGTCTAATTTAAGACATAAGCCTTTGGGAGATTTTGACTTCCGTTCTAACAAACAGCTAACTGCCGGCCACCAGGAGGACCTGGatcaatcattttttttcttcccgtTCTgaagttattttctttcaaggGGTTGTATAAGAAGCAAGGCTCCATAAGAAAGTGTCTAGGTAACGCAATAAGGAAGTAAGTGGAATCCAATTTGACCGTCATTAGTATAAGTCAAGACTGAAAGAGGGTGGAGAACTTTTAACGCTGATGAGTCACGCAATCCCGGGAGAGAACGTGGGAAGCTGAACTTATCGCGACTGTTTCATGATGACAAGTGCCAAGAATAAAGTCTTTTCTGGTGATTGGACACAGctgatttgattatttttttcaagttggtAGAAAGTAAGATATTTGCCGTCTTGCTGATAAACAAGTTCCAAAACGCTATATTCACCTccccacaaaacacaaaaaatttTGGCCCAATGACATAAAGCCTGATGTtcaacttgcttagcaaaaacaaattttgcttagcagaaataggttaccagccatgaTACCATGCAGTTACCATTGCATGCCAATGGAACCCCATTCATTTCTTGCTGAGCAAATTTCtttaaggttaccagtcagaATGCCATACAGTTACAATTGCTGCAACTGCCACCTGTTTAATTTTTTTCGCATAGCAAAGaaatctgctcagcagaaatttcTGCTTCTAACAGCTTCATGGAGTTGGGCCCTGCTCATAAGTTCATGTATATGTGAAGGCCAAGTCCCACTgtagcgataacgataacgataacgacgcaaagagaacgcattatattagttgaatgagcgtgtgcgtattctgcgttgagcaattcaaccaacagAATGCATTCTCtgtgcgtcgtgatcgttatcgttttcgttatcgatGCAGTGTGACTCAGACTTAACGCCTACACAACCATCTTCAATCAtggcaatacatgtacaattaacACGATTTTACTGTAAGATGCCAATGGCTTCTTCAAGAAGGTTTTGTACAATTCTTTGCTGACATGCTGGCATACTTTGTTGTGAAGAAGGGAGGTGAGTTTAGCTTGGTAAATCTTTTTGGGAATGTCTACAAGATCTTGAAATGCAATTTGtgacaaaaatgaaaatcaatCCAAAACTTAAAACTAAACACCATGAGAATTTAACAAACCTAGGGTGTAACTTTTTTGAACCAGCTTTGCCACAACTTAAGTTCCTGATTTTTTTCCTAGAATCGCAAGTACAAAATGTTATAATTACAATTGTATTTCAAGTATCAAACTATTGTCAGAGCACtaataaaaaatttaatattTCTATACACAATATTAAACGCACCATAATATTTTATGAGCATAGATCAGAATATTAGTGTTTAAATTCTTAAAAACAGTAAAATTACCCATTTTTCAAACTTTGGCAAGTCTTACAAAGATCACAAAAAATAgacattatttaaaaagaaaatgactCTCATTAAGAAAGGCTGTCATCAAGTCCGTACTactgttttcaaaatttcatgTTCAATTTGGCATTGAGTTTTACCTTAAAAAATCCATAGTTTTGAAGAAATCTAGCTATGCATTTACCGCCAACGATTTATTCACCCAATGGTATTGGTCTCTGGAGACGGATAGAGCGGGCCAGTCCTTCTCTGCATTGATGGCGTTATTCATGTAATAATTGTTCTTCGCTCTCTGCTTGCGACCTCGTCGTTGACCAGCAGTATGAATAGCGTTATCGTTGACAGTTGTGGGATGATTTTGAAGGACTTCGTGGATGGAATCAACGACAGATTTAGGGTTTGCGTTGGTGTCTACGTTACCGTTATCGTCACTTGATTGTGTCGATGACGATTGCGGTGGCTCATTATCGTTGACAGGTTTCATCTTCTTGGGGAATTCTGCGATTGGACAGATTGTTCCTTTCTCTCCAAACCTgcattaaatgaaaaaaaaagatccTTCTTAAAAAACTATACCAAACACAAATGTAACTTAATGGGTGGTAACAAATTGTTTACCACATTACAAATAAAAGCAGATTGGGAATAGTTTCAGTATTCATTCCACCTCTTTTTCcttcgttatgaaataaaaaagtattttaCACTCAGTCAAAAGagatttctttttgtaaaaattagtaaaaaagtggtggcaggatacaaaaGGTTTCCGCAGACTGTTTTAGATTGCCTTCTGTATATAGAGCAGTTGGCACTGAACAAAGGGGAACAAAACTTAACTTAACCAAAAACTACCTGTAAAAGTGTATATAAGTACAAAGtgacatgtaaacaaaaattcaacaaaaatgcatacattttgGATTTATAAtttactcacaataatttatgTAATCAAATGTATTTTATTGTCAACAAAGACAAGTATTTTTATTCAATCTTAACTTATTAATAAAATGTTGATATCAACAATGAATCATTTCTGGCGCTAATTAGAACCGTCGTCCGTTGAAACCAGTACACGAAACCGCGCCAACCTCAACTTGGTGAACCCTATCTATTGTTTAGTGACGAATTCTTTTGTGTCGAACAATAGGTGTTTTTGTTCCGAGTAAACAATGATCAATGGAATAGCGGGGAACACCCAAACCACAAAGTTACATACCTGCAAACAACTTCTAGTGGGTCCACCCATAATGTGAAATCTGTTGGTAGACTCATATCATCGTATTTCAGACCACTTTTCTTTGCAGCTCTCGCCAAAACAGCGTCCCTCGGCTCTTCCTTTGCGATTCTGATACACCGAAAAGCCTGCCCTTTGCTTGGTTTCTCTTCGTACCAATGATTTCGGAACTTTTCGATTAGACTTGAGACTAGATTTTCCGACAGTTTTGACATCTGCTCTGTGGTGAAAGTACGTTTGAGGTTGATGAGTCGTGTCAGAAAGACAACTGCTGCTGCTATTTCGTCCTTCATGTTTGTAAAATTGCTGGAATTATGGAatgaaaaaatgttgttttgatgAGACGGACTTGGCGCGAGCGAAGGTGGGTGCTCTGCTTTGTTCTGTTGTGACCGCAGAAGTGTTGCGAAATGCCTTATTTTCTCACTTCTCTCTGGCGATTTCTGTCATCAAAGTAGCTGTACTTCTCCTGTTGTTTTGTGTAAAGCCAGTCTGATGGATGATTTCAATAAAATGAGGGAATAAACCATTGAACTCAATGTTAAAAATGTCCCCTCCACGACAAAAATATCATCTGTGCTTTTCGATCTCCCAGCTGCGAATAACAAAATGCAACGCCAGCGATCTCTATTTACCTTTATGGTCGTGACGTCATATTCGACCACTGCTGAGAGCCAATCAGAAATCGGAAATTCCGCGTAACCATGCCGCGTCACGTAAATAATTCCGAAACGTCACTTGACCTTTTTCCAAATAAGGCAAATGACCTCCGTGTAAGGAGTATTAGTAAACAACTATTTTTAGCCAACACAATGCCCCCATGCAATGTTCGGCAAGGATGCGCATGACGCATGAcaacaataatacaaaattatcaTAATGTTATGGACTCGGGCCAACTTTTTGATATGAGGGCGCTCTTTCAACAACAATCTTTTCTCAAAGGTGCTagacttgttttttgtttactatcACAATAAGTTTGGGTTTATTGcagttgacaaaaaccaaataaTTCTGATTTGAAAAAATTGGTAGATGTGTGAAACATGTTAGGGAACTAAAACTATCAAAATGGCAATGAAATAGTTTAGAAAAATCAAGCTGGTAGAGAGAAATGGATTTCCTCAAGCCTTAATGACCCCCCTAATTGTGTTCTGGGAAATATCTCATGAATTATTTGGAGGATAATGTATGGGGTACTTCTGTACAAGAGAAAACTTTGGGGCCTATCTGGGGGTCATCGCCCACTCCCACATATCCAAGTTTCCCATAATGCTCCAAAAGCAGTCCCACCCAACCCACAATctaaacaaaatggaaatagAAACATGTTAGGCCTGCTGAACTCTCGAGTGTCAGGACACAAAATACAGAAAAACTGGACTTATTTCTTTTCTCACTGATGATCTTATACCAGCACTTCTCACTGATGACCTACCAGCAACAACTCATCCATGAGTAGCTAAAAGCCTAATGAAGAAAGTGATATTTATGCAAGCTTTGGTGACTTAATAATGAGTATAATTATCCTGTAAACTTCAGCAATAAGGCCTGAGCAATCAGCCTGTCAAAGGATTGCTCCTTGCAGCTGCAATCCGAACAAAGATCACAGCCCAGCAAACAACTAGTATTGTTGATGTTTCAGTGGAGAGTATTTAAGCCTTTATTCTGCGAAGCTCTCAGTAAACCCTTATCAGTGTCTGCAGTAAGCCTTTGCAAGTCCCTTCGTATCTTCAATTGTCCAGGTCCACAAATGGAGGTAGCCCAGCACAATACCCCGCTAAATCAGCAGGATCGATGGAGATAGGCTGATTCTctgcaaagcacacaactctgcgACAGGAAAATTACCATTCCAGAAATCCTAAAATACTCTACCCCCTCCAGCTTGCCTTGTTTACCAGACCAACTATTGATCCAAGTGCTTTGGTACACCCCTGACAAAATTAATGCTTTTGAGTTAACAACCACTGCTTCTTTCCCAGAACACTACTCATACGAGATTATCACAAGGTGCTACATCAAACCATGaaagaagcccccccccccggggTAAGTCCCCCCCCACCctaaacctcacctgattacAATGCTAATTGCAGTCTTTTCATTTTGTCTTGATGGTACGATTGTATGGTGATCCAGGTTTATGGTTGTTTACCATTTTTAATTTTCCTAAACAAAGTTCTAGGGACAGTTATCAAGTTTTAAGCTTGTCGTTAGCTCAAAATAGTAGCCATCATAACGCTTGTTTACAAATTTTCCCGAAATGTCCTCAACATGTCCACCTTTTGAGGTaaaaggttagttttattgtatgcatCTACATCAATATAGGCTTAAACATTTGAAAGGTTAAAAaaaccaaacgtatacatttCCTTTAAAGGAGTCTTTGGTTTTTATAAATGAACGACAcagtaaccatggaggaataaatgaTTCCTCCATGCAGTAACACAGTACAATAATATTACACAAGCCAAAAAAGCACCGTCTATGTACTCATAAAGAATACAAAAAACACACGTTTGGCTTCAGCCTCTCATGGACAATACATAAATTACCTGTTAAAAGATTTTCAGCAGCACTGACCTATGGAGgtagtttctacctccatgactgACCCAAGTCCACAGAGGGTTTTCTGGAGTTAAAAGACCAGACCAAGTAATTTAAACAaccaaaacaatgttttgccTTTCCACACACAAATAACCATGACAACACAGGATGCTTCTCTCAAACATTActtgtttatttcaaaacaataaataattgcaTGTTTATAAAACTTAGTggcattcaattcaatttgcaCAATAAAAATGTGCATTACGACATCAGTTCAAGTTTCATGTGTGTTAATAGCTAAAAGATGAGGTGCATGCTCATGCACCTCTttttacagcaaaaaaaaaccacccagaACTACAAATGTAACATGTggtttctccagaagacgatcagagcatactgattgcaactcgagttgaaaccaatggttcttttcagaacctccccagagatagtcattacatggtgttactttaaacctttccatatcgtatttccaccatgcaaagtttcaaacactACTTCGAAATATCATGTATTGTGAAGTAGTCAATGCACTCTGTCAAATGAAATGTGAATTAAAAATAGGTAAAACAAGAAAACGACAAGAGTATTACATATTTGAGTCAAGTTTTACTGTTAGATAAACATATGAGACAAGGacatgacaaaataaaaaaaaatcagcaccAACGAATTCTGAACGTTGATAGTTTGTTGCACATTACAAACCAGTTTATATTTTACACCAATTATGGTTGTCGACTATACAAACTATCAAAAGAGCTGAACACAGTACACAATACTTTGATAAATTTTCACTGATACATTAGTACATTTATTTCtactggacactggacacttttggtaattactcaaaataattgttagcataaaaacatacttggttacgagttatgggagctgttgatagtatacaacagtgtgagaaatggctccctctgaggtaccaaagttttcgagaaagaagtaattttccactaaaatatttgaatttgatttctagatctcagaattagattttgaggttccgaaatcaagcatctgaaagcacacaactttgtgtgacaagggtggtttttcttccattattatctcgcaacttcgatgaccgattgagttcaaattttcacaggtttgttattttgtgcatacgttgagatacaccaagtgagaagactggtctttgacaattaccaatagtgtccagtgacttt includes:
- the LOC139951420 gene encoding maternal B9.10 protein-like, producing MKDEIAAAVVFLTRLINLKRTFTTEQMSKLSENLVSSLIEKFRNHWYEEKPSKGQAFRCIRIAKEEPRDAVLARAAKKSGLKYDDMSLPTDFTLWVDPLEVVCRFGEKGTICPIAEFPKKMKPVNDNEPPQSSSTQSSDDNGNVDTNANPKSVVDSIHEVLQNHPTTVNDNAIHTAGQRRGRKQRAKNNYYMNNAINAEKDWPALSVSRDQYHWVNKSLAVNA